From the Bacteroidales bacterium genome, one window contains:
- the recN gene encoding DNA repair protein RecN — translation MLKNLSISNYVLIDKLNIDFHKHFSAITGETGAGKSIIIGGLGLILGKRADTATLLDSKQKCIIEGTFDISAFNLQSFFEENDLDFDTTTRVRREITPQGKSRAFINDTPVTLNLLKQFGELVIDIHSQHNTLLIHNPEYQLDLLDTFAGNEKLREKYSIHYQEFQKNLALASKLKKQIAQAQADNDYIRFLLEELEAAKVSVGEMEAIESELNVLNHAEEIKTAWLQASSGLNSDEQGLLSAMNQLLQQIRPVQEYQKELESLYERLNSVYIELDDIAREAVAMEESVEIDPNRQEFLNERLSLLFKLTKKHQLNHADELPQKEESLANQLFSSDKLQEQLEKLQEQLLIDEKELSDLAEQLHSAREKASKPLAIKLIEQLIQLGIPDAQINFVLKPQTVFLEHGRDEVDFLFSANAGLKPDLISKTASGGELSRLMLGIKYLLATKKNLPGIIFDEIDSGVSGEIAERLGSLMKQMGQTMQVIAITHLPQIAALAQNHYLVYKKNETIFARTEIKKMSDDERIEELAAMLSGSEISESARENARVLLKK, via the coding sequence ATGCTTAAGAATCTATCTATCTCCAATTACGTACTTATCGATAAACTCAATATCGATTTTCACAAACATTTTTCGGCCATTACCGGAGAGACAGGTGCCGGTAAATCCATTATTATCGGTGGTTTAGGTTTGATACTCGGAAAGCGTGCCGATACAGCTACCCTACTCGATTCTAAACAAAAATGTATCATAGAAGGGACTTTCGATATTTCAGCATTTAATTTACAAAGCTTTTTTGAAGAAAACGACCTTGATTTTGATACTACAACCCGCGTACGAAGAGAAATTACTCCTCAAGGAAAAAGTCGTGCTTTTATAAACGACACCCCTGTTACTCTTAATTTGTTAAAACAGTTTGGAGAATTGGTCATCGACATTCACTCACAACATAATACCTTGCTGATTCACAATCCCGAATATCAGCTCGATTTGCTGGATACTTTTGCAGGAAATGAAAAATTAAGAGAAAAATATTCTATTCATTACCAAGAATTTCAAAAGAATCTTGCCTTAGCTTCTAAACTAAAAAAGCAGATTGCACAAGCACAAGCCGACAATGACTATATCCGTTTTTTATTAGAAGAATTAGAAGCAGCAAAAGTAAGTGTCGGTGAAATGGAAGCCATTGAAAGTGAGCTAAATGTTTTAAATCATGCCGAAGAAATAAAGACTGCTTGGCTGCAAGCTTCATCAGGTTTAAATTCTGACGAACAGGGGTTGCTTAGTGCTATGAATCAGCTGCTTCAGCAAATCAGACCCGTTCAGGAATACCAAAAAGAATTGGAAAGTTTATATGAGCGTCTTAACTCCGTATATATCGAACTCGACGATATTGCAAGAGAAGCTGTTGCAATGGAAGAATCTGTTGAAATAGATCCAAACAGACAAGAATTTTTAAATGAACGTTTATCTTTACTATTTAAGCTTACTAAAAAACATCAGCTCAATCATGCCGATGAACTGCCACAAAAAGAAGAATCTCTAGCTAATCAGCTTTTTTCGAGCGATAAACTGCAAGAGCAGTTAGAGAAACTACAAGAGCAGCTTTTGATTGATGAAAAAGAACTAAGCGACTTAGCAGAACAATTACACTCTGCTCGCGAAAAAGCATCAAAACCACTTGCCATTAAACTTATAGAACAATTAATACAATTGGGAATTCCCGATGCGCAAATCAATTTTGTTCTCAAACCTCAAACTGTATTCTTGGAACATGGCCGCGACGAAGTAGATTTTCTTTTCTCTGCAAATGCCGGACTAAAACCCGATTTAATAAGTAAAACAGCTTCCGGAGGAGAGCTCTCTCGTCTAATGCTTGGCATTAAATATCTTTTAGCTACTAAGAAGAATTTACCGGGAATTATCTTTGATGAAATTGATAGTGGTGTTTCGGGAGAGATTGCCGAACGTTTGGGATCTTTAATGAAACAAATGGGACAAACTATGCAAGTTATCGCCATAACACATCTTCCACAAATTGCGGCATTAGCACAAAACCACTATTTGGTTTATAAGAAAAATGAAACTATTTTTGCTCGCACAGAAATTAAAAAAATGTCTGATGATGAGCGGATTGAAGAGCTAGCAGCAATGCTAAGTGGCTCAGAAATAAGCGAATCCGCAAGGGAAAATGCTCGTGTTTTATTAAAAAAATAA
- a CDS encoding enoyl-ACP reductase, protein MAYNLLKGKKGIIFGALNDKSIAWKVAEKAHEEGAEFLLTNTPVSMRFGEIDELAKKCNTEVIPADATSTKDLENLIQTAMDKYGKIDFVLHSIGMSPNVRKKLTYDELNYDFYKKTLDISALSFHKMISICKKKDAINDWGSIVALSYVAAQRTLYGYNDMADAKSLLESIARSFGYIYGREKKVRINTISQSPTATTAGSGVKGFDGLMDFTERMSPLGNATASECADYTISLFSDLTRKVTMQNLFHDGGFSSMGMSMRAMMQYNKSFDGIPED, encoded by the coding sequence ATGGCCTATAATTTATTAAAAGGAAAAAAGGGGATCATCTTTGGAGCCCTAAATGATAAATCTATTGCGTGGAAAGTAGCTGAAAAAGCTCATGAAGAAGGCGCAGAATTTTTGCTTACCAATACTCCCGTTTCTATGCGATTTGGAGAAATTGATGAGTTGGCAAAAAAATGCAATACAGAAGTTATTCCGGCAGATGCAACCAGTACAAAAGATCTGGAAAACCTGATTCAAACGGCAATGGATAAGTATGGTAAAATAGATTTTGTACTGCACTCTATTGGAATGTCGCCAAATGTACGTAAGAAATTAACTTACGATGAGCTGAATTACGATTTCTATAAGAAGACCCTTGACATCTCTGCCCTTTCTTTTCATAAAATGATTTCTATCTGTAAAAAGAAAGATGCCATTAACGATTGGGGGTCTATTGTAGCATTATCCTATGTTGCAGCACAGCGTACACTCTACGGTTATAACGATATGGCTGATGCTAAATCGCTGTTGGAATCTATTGCACGTAGCTTTGGATATATTTACGGCAGAGAGAAAAAAGTTCGTATCAATACCATTTCACAATCGCCTACTGCAACTACTGCAGGTAGTGGAGTTAAAGGATTTGACGGCTTAATGGATTTTACGGAACGTATGTCGCCTCTCGGCAATGCAACAGCTTCAGAATGTGCCGATTATACTATTAGCCTATTTAGCGATCTTACCCGAAAGGTAACTATGCAAAACCTTTTCCACGATGGAGGATTCTCCAGTATGGGAATGAGTATGCGAGCTATGATGCAATACAACAAAAGTTTTGATGGTATTCCTGAAGATTAA
- a CDS encoding DUF4835 family protein — MIKKSLKVFSIFVLIQLFAFQSIGQEINCQIQVSARQVQGTDQTAFEAMQTALYEFINARKWTPYSYKLEERIETTILLTITEQLSSEKYRGKLNLVLKRPVYKTNLNTTLFNYVDKDIEFTYVENEPLEFSDNSFDSNLTAIIAYYINIFLGLDADSFSPLGGTPYYERAQAIVQSAQSTSEPGWKAYENQKNRYWLSENLTNPIYRPLRESIYKYHRLGLDRMYDNADIGRTSIAESIKLLGRVNEQKPGSFLIQLILEAKRNEIIKVFSEGSPNTKTEVVNILKEIDPANGSRYQQILSR; from the coding sequence ATGATAAAAAAAAGTTTAAAAGTATTTAGCATCTTCGTTCTGATACAACTGTTTGCTTTTCAGAGTATTGGACAAGAAATTAATTGTCAGATTCAAGTAAGTGCAAGGCAAGTGCAAGGCACAGATCAAACAGCATTTGAAGCTATGCAAACTGCTTTATATGAATTTATTAACGCAAGAAAATGGACTCCCTATTCATATAAACTAGAAGAAAGAATTGAAACCACCATCTTACTCACTATCACCGAGCAACTCTCTTCCGAAAAATATAGAGGGAAATTAAATCTAGTACTTAAACGTCCGGTTTATAAAACCAATTTAAATACCACTTTATTTAATTACGTAGATAAAGACATTGAATTTACTTATGTAGAAAACGAACCTCTTGAGTTTAGCGATAATTCTTTTGATAGCAACCTGACTGCAATTATTGCTTATTATATCAATATTTTTTTAGGTCTTGATGCCGATTCGTTCAGTCCGCTTGGCGGAACACCTTATTATGAGCGAGCACAAGCCATTGTACAGAGCGCACAAAGCACCAGCGAACCCGGATGGAAAGCATATGAAAATCAGAAAAATAGATATTGGCTAAGCGAAAATTTAACCAATCCAATTTATCGTCCGCTTAGAGAAAGTATTTATAAATATCATCGCTTAGGCTTAGACAGAATGTACGATAATGCAGATATAGGGCGCACTTCCATAGCCGAAAGTATAAAATTATTAGGAAGAGTAAATGAGCAAAAACCGGGATCATTTTTAATACAGCTAATTTTAGAAGCCAAACGTAATGAAATTATTAAAGTTTTTTCGGAGGGATCTCCAAATACGAAAACCGAAGTGGTAAATATTTTAAAAGAAATAGACCCTGCTAACGGATCGCGCTATCAACAAATCCTTTCGCGCTAA